The following are encoded in a window of Salegentibacter mishustinae genomic DNA:
- the aroQ gene encoding type II 3-dehydroquinate dehydratase, with translation MKIMIINGPNLNLLGTREPETYGNKSFETYFSELQFKFKNTELSYFQSNIEGELIDELHKADQDFDGIVLNAAAYTHTSIGMADAVKGIKTPVVEVHISNTHAREEFRHKSYIAPNAKGVILGFGLLGYDLAIQSFLNEK, from the coding sequence ATGAAGATAATGATCATCAACGGCCCTAATCTTAATTTATTAGGAACCCGTGAGCCCGAAACCTACGGAAATAAAAGTTTTGAGACTTATTTTTCTGAACTTCAGTTTAAATTCAAAAATACAGAGCTTTCTTATTTTCAAAGTAATATAGAAGGCGAGCTCATTGACGAACTTCACAAAGCCGACCAGGATTTTGATGGAATTGTTTTAAACGCCGCAGCGTATACACACACCTCAATTGGTATGGCAGATGCCGTTAAAGGCATAAAAACTCCGGTAGTAGAAGTACATATTTCCAATACCCATGCCCGGGAAGAGTTTAGGCACAAATCTTATATCGCACCGAATGCTAAAGGAGTAATTCTTGGGTTTGGATTATTGGGATATGATCTTGCAATTCAGAGTTTTTTAAACGAAAAGTAA
- a CDS encoding porin family protein translates to MKKSILIIAMVLFGATTVSAQEYWNFGVKGGVNFSTVTGDYFDSPDSRTGFNIGVLAEIPVADRFSIQPEVLYSAQGFTEASIDQANFADVDDNVEYQLDYVQVPVLAKIYLVEGLSLQAGPSFNFLVNEELDYQPLDDDGEVALNNAQDFEFGGAAGLEYKFNNGFFIQGRYTYGFTDVIEDTDINNSAIQAGIGYSF, encoded by the coding sequence ATGAAAAAGTCGATTTTAATTATCGCAATGGTGTTATTTGGAGCAACCACAGTTTCTGCTCAGGAATACTGGAATTTCGGGGTAAAAGGTGGTGTGAACTTTTCTACTGTAACCGGAGATTATTTTGATAGTCCAGATTCTCGTACTGGTTTTAATATTGGTGTATTAGCCGAAATACCAGTAGCTGATCGTTTTTCTATCCAACCTGAGGTATTATACTCAGCACAAGGATTTACAGAGGCTAGTATAGACCAGGCTAATTTTGCCGATGTAGACGATAATGTAGAATACCAACTAGACTATGTTCAGGTTCCGGTATTAGCTAAAATTTATCTAGTAGAAGGTCTAAGCTTACAGGCAGGACCGTCTTTTAATTTCCTGGTAAACGAAGAATTAGACTACCAACCTCTTGACGATGATGGGGAAGTAGCACTAAACAATGCTCAGGATTTTGAATTTGGTGGAGCCGCTGGACTTGAATATAAGTTCAATAACGGATTCTTTATTCAGGGTCGTTATACTTATGGTTTTACCGATGTTATTGAAGATACAGATATTAACAATTCTGCTATTCAAGCTGGAATTGGGTATTCTTTCTAG